The following proteins are co-located in the Streptomyces sp. NBC_01198 genome:
- a CDS encoding endo alpha-1,4 polygalactosaminidase, translating to MTGCAARLRLLGPVVAGALLLAAAACSSSGGDDSRPGPTSAPPPTSMSTSRPAPKPTSAPGTATPSSPPKGRRGVTSPDGRWQPEPGAAWQWQLSGTVDTSVDVPVYDIDGFENGAAVVRRLHAAGRRVICYVNAGAWESFRPDAKDFPAALLGRGDGWDGERWLDVRALDRLRPLMAARLDMCRAKGFDAVEPDLLDGYTNSTGFPLTATDQLAYNRMIAGLAHDRGLAVGLKNDVQQVPQLVRDFDFSVDEQCAQYGECEQLSPFVAAGKPVFHVEYELAQARFCPAVRKLGFSSMAKHLSLDAWRDPC from the coding sequence GTGACCGGCTGCGCAGCCCGCCTCCGCCTGCTCGGGCCCGTCGTCGCGGGCGCGCTGCTGCTCGCGGCGGCGGCCTGCTCCTCCTCCGGCGGCGACGACAGCCGGCCGGGCCCGACGTCGGCGCCGCCGCCCACCTCCATGTCCACGTCCAGGCCTGCGCCGAAGCCGACATCCGCACCCGGCACCGCCACGCCGTCGTCACCGCCCAAGGGCAGGCGGGGGGTGACGTCGCCGGACGGCCGCTGGCAGCCGGAGCCCGGGGCGGCCTGGCAGTGGCAGCTCAGCGGCACGGTCGACACCTCCGTCGACGTGCCCGTCTACGACATCGACGGGTTCGAGAACGGCGCCGCCGTCGTCCGGCGGCTGCACGCCGCCGGGCGCCGGGTGATCTGCTACGTCAACGCCGGTGCGTGGGAGTCCTTCCGGCCCGACGCGAAGGACTTCCCCGCCGCGCTGCTGGGCCGGGGCGACGGCTGGGACGGCGAACGCTGGCTGGACGTGCGGGCGTTGGACAGGCTGCGGCCGCTGATGGCGGCCCGCCTCGACATGTGCCGGGCCAAGGGCTTCGACGCCGTCGAGCCGGACCTGCTCGACGGCTACACCAACTCGACCGGCTTCCCGCTGACGGCCACCGACCAGCTGGCGTACAACCGCATGATCGCCGGACTCGCACACGACCGCGGGCTGGCCGTCGGGCTCAAGAACGACGTGCAGCAAGTGCCGCAGCTGGTGCGGGACTTCGACTTCTCGGTGGACGAGCAGTGCGCGCAGTACGGCGAGTGCGAGCAGCTGTCGCCGTTCGTGGCGGCCGGCAAGCCGGTCTTCCACGTCGAGTACGAGCTGGCGCAGGCGCGGTTCTGCCCGGCAGTGCGGAAGCTCGGATTCAGTTCGATGGCCAAGCACCTGTCGCTCGACGCCTGGCGCGACCCCTGCTGA
- a CDS encoding spherulation-specific family 4 protein, with product MTATGRPAAYGSPAPAPAPAPAPAFAAPQHPADSAPHVPAAAPCPATAPVAAARSLLVPLYVHPAVDPGAWRALERAAGRLYGVVVNVADGPGSDRPDSVVAAAAGRLRAAGVRLFGYVDTDYATRPAQEVERDVLRHREWYGVCGAFFDRAAAGRDRLPYYRRLVSAARHGGAGTVVLNPGVHPDPGYAAVGDLLVTYEGSWADYAVAGVPGWTAAHPPDRFCHLVYGVPGAAAARAVARTAATRGAAVHCAVPGGPPNPWQHVPAGAA from the coding sequence ATGACGGCCACCGGCCGCCCGGCCGCGTACGGCAGCCCGGCGCCCGCACCGGCACCGGCCCCGGCACCGGCATTCGCCGCCCCGCAGCACCCGGCGGATTCCGCACCGCACGTGCCGGCGGCGGCGCCGTGTCCCGCGACGGCACCAGTGGCGGCCGCGCGCTCGCTGCTCGTGCCGCTGTACGTCCATCCGGCGGTCGACCCGGGGGCGTGGCGGGCGCTGGAGCGGGCGGCGGGGCGGCTGTACGGGGTGGTGGTCAACGTGGCGGACGGGCCGGGGTCCGACCGGCCGGACAGCGTGGTCGCGGCCGCCGCGGGCCGGCTGCGGGCGGCCGGGGTGCGGCTGTTCGGCTACGTGGACACCGACTACGCCACCCGGCCCGCCCAGGAGGTCGAGCGGGACGTGCTGCGGCACCGGGAGTGGTACGGGGTGTGCGGGGCGTTCTTCGACCGGGCCGCCGCAGGCCGCGACCGGCTGCCGTACTACCGGCGGCTGGTGTCGGCGGCCCGGCACGGCGGTGCGGGGACAGTGGTGCTCAACCCGGGGGTGCATCCCGACCCGGGGTACGCGGCGGTGGGCGACCTGCTGGTGACCTACGAGGGCAGCTGGGCGGACTATGCGGTGGCAGGCGTTCCCGGCTGGACGGCCGCCCATCCCCCGGACCGTTTCTGCCACCTGGTCTACGGCGTGCCCGGCGCCGCCGCCGCGCGGGCGGTGGCGCGTACGGCCGCGACGCGGGGCGCGGCCGTGCACTGCGCGGTGCCCGGCGGGCCGCCGAACCCCTGGCAGCACGTCCCCGCGGGGGCCGCGTGA
- a CDS encoding SpoIIE family protein phosphatase, whose product MTVRKRPVRSSSDPRVGPLPGSGRSPEAEIGPGERLALNGMGSFDWTLDAGTLELDEAALGVFDLRREEYDSRPESLVLRVAPEDAATVDYALRRALQAGESSYGGYFQITRRDGSKQWTHTQGTILRDRRGNAYRIVGIVRDATDELTQAPEVRPPQPVGEPPSLAPIVRLAAEALSRAVTVDDVTAVLTGAGGLERFGADGMMLGLVDAGTLRFVGVSGAPVADIALPPRPLDGSLPLGEAVATQRPSFVNSFAELMERYPESRPYLDGVGLNAAAFLPLVAQGRSIGGVALFYRSSDVFTPAHRELCAALAAIVAQSLQRAMLFDREREFATGLQAAMLPRDIPRFAGADVAVRYHAASRGREVGGDWYDVVALPQNRVGLVVGDVQGHDTHAAAVMGQLRIALRAYAAEGHAPSTVLARASRFLAELDTERFATCAYAELDLTSGSVRTARAGHLGPLIRHTDGRTGWPNVRGGLPLGLATTVDLTEFPETRLDLVPGETLVFCTDGLVEEHGLDITIGMEALAEAVRDGPGPVEELADHLADNLWERWGSQDDVALLILRRHPDPGTSRAPRMHSYVHQADPEGLAEARLTLRQALEAWELPGLADDIEVAAGELLVNVLLHTEGGAVMTLEVVPAPVRRVRLTVQDRSSVWPRRRSPGEAATSGRGLLMIDALSTHWGVEPRGDGKAVWCEFGPGAERGLLG is encoded by the coding sequence ATGACAGTGCGTAAGCGGCCCGTCCGGAGCAGTTCCGACCCCAGGGTCGGCCCGCTCCCCGGATCGGGGCGGTCTCCCGAGGCGGAGATCGGCCCGGGGGAACGGCTGGCCCTGAACGGGATGGGCAGCTTCGACTGGACGCTCGACGCGGGGACGCTCGAACTGGACGAGGCCGCCCTCGGCGTCTTCGACCTGCGGCGGGAGGAGTACGACTCCCGCCCCGAGTCGCTGGTGCTGCGGGTCGCGCCGGAGGACGCCGCCACGGTGGACTACGCGCTCAGAAGAGCGCTGCAGGCCGGTGAGAGCAGCTACGGCGGCTACTTCCAGATCACCCGCAGGGACGGCAGCAAGCAGTGGACGCACACCCAGGGCACCATCCTGCGGGACCGCCGGGGCAACGCGTACCGCATCGTCGGCATCGTCAGGGACGCCACCGACGAGCTGACGCAGGCGCCCGAGGTGCGGCCCCCGCAGCCGGTCGGTGAGCCGCCGAGCCTCGCGCCGATCGTCCGGCTGGCCGCCGAGGCGCTGTCCCGCGCGGTCACCGTGGACGACGTCACCGCGGTGCTGACCGGCGCGGGCGGCCTGGAGCGCTTCGGGGCCGACGGCATGATGCTCGGGCTGGTGGACGCAGGCACCCTGCGGTTCGTCGGGGTCAGCGGCGCCCCGGTGGCGGACATCGCGCTCCCGCCGCGGCCGCTGGACGGGTCGCTGCCGCTGGGTGAGGCGGTGGCGACCCAGCGGCCGAGCTTCGTGAACTCCTTCGCCGAGCTGATGGAGCGCTATCCCGAGTCCCGGCCCTACCTCGACGGCGTCGGCCTGAACGCCGCGGCCTTCCTGCCGCTGGTCGCCCAGGGCCGCTCCATCGGCGGTGTGGCGCTCTTCTACCGCTCCTCCGACGTCTTCACTCCCGCCCATCGCGAGCTGTGCGCGGCGCTCGCCGCGATCGTGGCGCAGTCCCTGCAGCGGGCGATGCTCTTCGACCGGGAGCGGGAGTTCGCCACCGGGCTGCAGGCCGCGATGCTGCCCAGGGACATACCGCGCTTCGCCGGCGCCGACGTCGCGGTCCGCTACCACGCGGCGTCCCGCGGCCGGGAGGTCGGCGGCGACTGGTACGACGTGGTGGCGCTGCCGCAGAACCGGGTCGGCCTGGTCGTCGGCGACGTCCAGGGCCATGACACCCATGCCGCGGCCGTCATGGGCCAGCTGCGGATCGCGCTGCGCGCCTACGCCGCCGAGGGACACGCGCCCTCGACCGTCCTGGCCAGGGCCTCCCGCTTCCTCGCCGAGCTGGACACCGAGCGCTTCGCGACCTGCGCCTACGCCGAACTCGACCTGACCAGCGGTTCGGTGCGCACCGCCAGGGCCGGCCATCTCGGCCCGCTGATCCGGCACACCGACGGCCGTACCGGCTGGCCCAACGTGCGCGGCGGCCTGCCGCTGGGCCTGGCCACCACCGTGGACCTGACCGAGTTCCCGGAGACCCGGCTCGACCTGGTGCCCGGCGAGACCCTGGTGTTCTGCACCGACGGGCTGGTGGAGGAGCACGGGCTGGACATCACCATCGGCATGGAGGCGCTGGCCGAGGCGGTGCGCGACGGCCCCGGCCCGGTCGAGGAACTGGCCGACCACCTCGCGGACAACCTGTGGGAGCGCTGGGGCTCGCAGGACGACGTGGCGCTGCTGATCCTGCGCCGCCACCCCGACCCCGGCACCTCGCGGGCGCCCCGGATGCACTCCTACGTCCACCAGGCCGACCCCGAGGGCCTGGCCGAGGCCCGCCTCACGCTGCGCCAGGCGCTGGAGGCGTGGGAACTGCCCGGGCTGGCCGACGACATCGAGGTCGCCGCGGGCGAGCTGCTGGTGAACGTGCTGCTGCACACCGAGGGCGGCGCCGTCATGACGCTCGAGGTGGTGCCGGCACCGGTCCGCCGGGTGCGGCTGACGGTGCAGGACCGCTCCAGCGTGTGGCCCCGCCGCCGCTCCCCGGGCGAGGCCGCGACATCGGGGCGCGGGCTGCTGATGATCGACGCGCTGTCCACCCACTGGGGGGTCGAACCGCGCGGCGACGGCAAGGCCGTCTGGTGCGAGTTCGGCCCCGGCGCCGAGCGCGGCCTGCTCGGCTGA
- a CDS encoding NTP pyrophosphohydrolase has protein sequence MNGDTPLLLVDGANVVGSVPDGWWRDRRGAAARLRDRLLPLAATGLPAEGGAPPWAVGVPLDVVLVTEGAARGVPPVPGVRIEEAAGSGDDLIADLAASAAGRRCLVVTADRGLRARVEAAGAQCVGPRAVRPR, from the coding sequence GTGAACGGGGACACGCCGCTGCTGCTGGTGGACGGCGCGAACGTGGTCGGCTCGGTGCCTGACGGGTGGTGGCGGGACCGGCGGGGCGCCGCGGCCCGGCTGCGCGACCGGCTGCTGCCGCTGGCCGCCACGGGCCTGCCGGCCGAGGGCGGCGCCCCGCCGTGGGCGGTCGGCGTGCCGCTCGACGTCGTCCTGGTGACCGAGGGCGCGGCCCGCGGGGTGCCGCCGGTGCCCGGCGTCAGGATCGAGGAGGCCGCCGGCAGCGGGGACGACCTGATCGCCGACCTCGCCGCGAGCGCGGCGGGGCGCCGGTGCCTGGTGGTGACCGCCGACCGCGGCCTGCGGGCCCGTGTCGAGGCGGCGGGCGCGCAGTGCGTCGGCCCCCGCGCGGTCCGCCCGCGCTGA
- a CDS encoding sugar phosphate nucleotidyltransferase produces the protein MHAVILAGGKGVRLRPYTTALPKPLVPIGDSHAILEIVLRQLATAGFRSCTIAIGHLGNIIRAYVGDGSQWGLDVDYVTEDNPLGTMGPLLTMRDDLPEHFLVMNGDVLTDLDFGALLRGHRGSDAPLTIATYRRTVSIDFGVLTTDEGQVVGFTEKPSMDYRVSMGVYGVSRNTLSGYTPGMPLGFDEVVLDLLAAKRPPRAHDFDGYWLDIGRPDDYDRANAEFSSLRGLLLKGA, from the coding sequence ATGCACGCTGTCATCCTCGCGGGCGGCAAGGGCGTACGGCTGCGGCCGTACACCACCGCCCTGCCCAAGCCGCTGGTGCCGATCGGCGACAGCCACGCGATCCTGGAGATCGTGCTCAGACAGCTGGCCACGGCCGGCTTCCGCAGCTGCACGATCGCCATCGGGCACCTCGGCAACATCATCCGCGCCTACGTGGGCGACGGTTCGCAGTGGGGGCTCGACGTCGACTACGTGACGGAGGACAACCCGCTGGGCACCATGGGCCCGCTGCTCACCATGCGCGACGACCTGCCCGAGCACTTCCTGGTGATGAACGGCGACGTGCTCACCGACCTGGACTTCGGGGCGCTGCTGCGCGGGCACCGCGGGTCCGACGCGCCGCTGACGATCGCCACCTACCGGCGCACCGTCAGCATCGACTTCGGGGTGCTCACCACCGACGAGGGGCAGGTGGTGGGGTTCACCGAGAAGCCGAGCATGGACTACCGGGTCTCGATGGGGGTCTACGGGGTCTCCCGGAACACCCTCTCCGGCTACACCCCCGGGATGCCGCTGGGCTTCGACGAGGTGGTGCTCGACCTGCTCGCCGCCAAACGGCCGCCGCGCGCCCACGACTTCGACGGCTACTGGCTGGACATCGGCCGGCCCGACGACTACGACCGGGCGAACGCCGAGTTCAGCAGCCTGCGCGGGCTGCTGCTCAAGGGGGCGTGA
- a CDS encoding aldose epimerase family protein has protein sequence MHAPVPHRSPFGHAPDGRPVECWRLESAAGVAAEILTYGGVLHALHVPDAAGRRTSVVLSLPDAPAYAASPYFGALVGRYANRIGGARFLLDGSLHRLPANDRGYTLHGGPGDFHHRLWRAEPLPGALRLTLHSPDGDMGFPGALDVNATYALGGDGTLALTFEARTDRATVVNLTNHAYFNLAGPPPAGEPQQASGGILRHMLRIDADGFLPVSAESIPWGPEERVAGTPFDFTAARPLGDGLRAPDPQVKAADGYDHCWMLRAPAGPAAPRTAAVLHDPGSGRTMEVRTTEPGIQVHTANRLDGSLTGPGGRRYGRHDAVCLETQHLPDSPNRPDYPSTVLRPGEVLRSRTEFGFPHLTGAPPAGDGAGTRL, from the coding sequence ATGCACGCGCCCGTACCGCACCGCTCCCCCTTCGGCCACGCACCCGACGGACGGCCGGTGGAGTGCTGGCGGCTGGAGTCCGCGGCCGGGGTCGCCGCCGAGATCCTCACCTACGGCGGCGTCCTGCACGCGCTGCACGTGCCCGACGCGGCCGGGCGGCGCACCTCGGTGGTGCTGTCGCTGCCCGACGCGCCGGCCTACGCCGCGAGCCCGTACTTCGGCGCGCTGGTCGGGCGCTACGCCAACCGGATCGGCGGTGCCCGCTTCCTGCTCGACGGCAGCCTGCACCGGCTGCCGGCCAACGACCGCGGGTACACCCTGCACGGCGGCCCCGGCGACTTCCACCACCGGCTGTGGCGGGCGGAACCGCTGCCGGGGGCGCTGCGGCTGACCCTGCACAGCCCGGACGGCGACATGGGCTTCCCGGGCGCGCTGGACGTCAACGCCACCTACGCGCTCGGCGGGGACGGCACGCTGGCGCTGACCTTCGAGGCGCGCACCGACCGGGCGACGGTCGTCAACCTCACCAACCACGCGTACTTCAACCTGGCGGGTCCCCCACCCGCCGGCGAGCCGCAGCAGGCCTCCGGCGGGATACTGCGTCACATGCTGCGTATCGACGCCGACGGCTTCCTGCCGGTATCCGCCGAGTCCATCCCGTGGGGTCCGGAGGAGCGGGTGGCGGGCACGCCCTTCGACTTCACCGCCGCCCGCCCGCTCGGCGATGGCCTGCGTGCGCCCGACCCGCAGGTCAAGGCCGCGGACGGCTACGACCACTGCTGGATGCTGCGCGCCCCCGCCGGCCCCGCGGCGCCGCGGACCGCCGCGGTGCTGCACGACCCCGGCAGCGGCCGGACGATGGAGGTGCGCACCACCGAGCCCGGCATCCAGGTCCACACCGCCAACCGGCTCGACGGCTCCCTCACCGGCCCCGGCGGCCGCCGCTACGGCCGGCACGACGCGGTGTGCCTGGAGACCCAGCACCTGCCCGACTCGCCGAACCGGCCCGACTACCCCTCGACGGTGCTGCGGCCCGGCGAGGTGCTGCGCAGCCGCACCGAATTCGGCTTCCCCCATCTGACCGGTGCCCCGCCGGCCGGCGACGGCGCCGGGACGCGGCTGTGA
- a CDS encoding NAD-dependent epimerase/dehydratase family protein, producing MSRILVLGGGGFLGTPVTARLREVPGATVLHGGRVAGGAPAGRRRAPDLPVDLGTVPVDVLAGDLAALGPDVVVNCAGLVAGPASALAAVNARGAAALCEAMAAAVPAARLVQLGSAAEYGPGVPGTALSESATARPAGLYGATKLAGSYAVTGSGLDAVVLRVFNPVGAGSPRSGLPGRLAAAFRGSPPGGRVMTGDLGAYRDFVDVTDVAEAVARAATAVGPLPAVVNVGSGRATLVRDLAAELAGLCGFTGELVESGSGSERSGAVSWVRADISLAAAALGWQPIRTLHDALAALWHASAPTAGAPA from the coding sequence ATGAGCAGGATTCTGGTGCTCGGCGGCGGGGGCTTCCTCGGCACCCCGGTCACCGCGCGGCTGCGCGAGGTGCCGGGGGCGACCGTGCTGCACGGCGGGCGGGTGGCGGGCGGCGCACCGGCCGGCCGCCGCCGGGCGCCGGATCTGCCGGTGGACCTGGGCACGGTGCCGGTCGACGTGCTGGCCGGCGATCTCGCGGCGCTCGGCCCCGACGTGGTGGTCAACTGCGCGGGTCTGGTGGCGGGTCCGGCCAGCGCGCTGGCCGCCGTCAACGCGCGCGGCGCGGCGGCACTGTGCGAGGCGATGGCGGCGGCGGTGCCGGCGGCCCGGCTGGTGCAGCTGGGCTCGGCGGCGGAGTACGGCCCCGGCGTGCCCGGGACAGCGCTCTCCGAGTCGGCCACGGCCCGGCCCGCCGGGCTCTACGGCGCCACGAAGCTGGCCGGGAGCTACGCGGTGACCGGCTCGGGGCTCGACGCGGTGGTGCTGCGGGTCTTCAACCCGGTCGGCGCGGGCTCCCCCCGTTCCGGGCTGCCCGGGCGGCTCGCCGCGGCGTTCCGCGGCTCGCCGCCGGGCGGGCGGGTGATGACCGGCGACCTGGGTGCGTACCGTGACTTCGTGGACGTAACGGATGTGGCGGAGGCGGTGGCGCGGGCCGCCACCGCCGTCGGGCCGCTCCCCGCGGTCGTCAACGTCGGCTCGGGCCGGGCCACTTTGGTGCGCGATCTGGCGGCGGAGCTGGCGGGGTTGTGCGGCTTCACCGGGGAGCTGGTGGAGTCGGGCTCGGGCTCGGAGCGCTCGGGCGCGGTCTCCTGGGTCCGCGCGGACATCTCGCTGGCCGCGGCGGCGCTGGGCTGGCAGCCGATCCGCACCCTGCATGACGCGCTGGCGGCGCTGTGGCACGCGTCCGCCCCGACCGCGGGCGCCCCGGCATGA
- the pelF gene encoding GT4 family glycosyltransferase PelF, whose product MHAVFGEPPSRIAQVTLLTEGTYPHSPGGVSVWCDQLVRAMPDVDFRVTAVTATGHEQPVWELPPHVTGLESIPMWGDTPAGREPRGRDRRAFLDAWERLLTALLAEGGTDDGLFGPALYDLADWADSGALSAGLRSEAAVRTLAGLWRRPGTDVAAALPTQHDALTGTDLLEHALRPLAAAAPTGVAHAVSGGLATLPGLVAHHRDEVPLLLTEHGVYQRERYLGSRTGPYRWPVKSLMMHFFRLLAREGYRRSALITPGNRYNRRWEEHGGADADRIRTVYNGVDPGAFPPAGPEPEGPTLTWAGRIDPIKDLETLIRAFALVREEVPAARLRIFGGTPRGGEEYRARCEALAAAVGAADAVSFEGRVDDIRTAYAAGQVVMLSSISEGFPFTLIEAMSCGRCTVSTDVGGVREAVGDTGLVVPPRDPAAMAVAALALLRDPARRAALGQAARLRVIDQFTLRQTIDAFRGIYTGLSPAEPRTAQQYGGVTWMSRVWRPAPPAEAAAEQALAEGTA is encoded by the coding sequence ATGCACGCAGTCTTCGGCGAGCCGCCGTCGCGCATCGCGCAGGTGACGCTGCTGACCGAGGGGACGTATCCGCACAGCCCCGGCGGGGTGAGCGTGTGGTGCGACCAGCTGGTCCGCGCCATGCCCGATGTCGACTTCCGGGTGACCGCCGTCACGGCGACCGGCCATGAGCAGCCGGTGTGGGAACTGCCGCCGCACGTCACGGGGTTGGAGTCGATACCGATGTGGGGCGACACCCCTGCGGGCAGGGAGCCGCGCGGCCGGGACCGGCGGGCGTTCCTCGACGCCTGGGAGCGGCTGTTGACCGCGCTGCTGGCCGAAGGGGGCACCGACGACGGGCTGTTCGGGCCCGCGCTGTACGACCTCGCCGACTGGGCCGATTCCGGGGCGCTGTCGGCCGGGCTGCGCTCGGAGGCGGCCGTACGCACCCTGGCCGGGCTGTGGCGGCGGCCCGGCACGGACGTGGCGGCCGCGCTGCCGACCCAGCACGACGCGCTGACCGGCACCGATCTGCTGGAACACGCGCTGCGGCCGCTGGCCGCGGCCGCGCCGACCGGTGTGGCGCACGCCGTCAGCGGCGGGCTCGCCACGCTGCCGGGCCTGGTCGCGCACCACCGCGACGAGGTGCCGCTGCTGCTCACCGAGCACGGCGTCTACCAGCGGGAACGCTACCTCGGCTCCCGCACCGGGCCCTACCGGTGGCCGGTCAAGTCCCTGATGATGCACTTCTTCCGGTTGCTGGCGCGCGAGGGCTACCGGCGCAGCGCGCTGATCACCCCGGGCAACCGCTACAACCGCCGCTGGGAGGAGCACGGCGGCGCCGACGCGGACCGTATCCGTACCGTCTACAACGGAGTCGATCCCGGGGCCTTTCCGCCGGCCGGACCGGAACCCGAGGGGCCGACGCTGACCTGGGCCGGGCGGATCGACCCGATCAAGGACCTGGAGACGCTGATCCGCGCGTTCGCGCTGGTCCGCGAGGAGGTGCCGGCCGCCCGGCTGCGCATCTTCGGCGGCACCCCGCGTGGCGGCGAGGAGTACCGCGCACGCTGCGAGGCGCTGGCCGCCGCGGTGGGGGCGGCCGACGCGGTCAGCTTCGAGGGCCGGGTGGACGACATCCGCACCGCCTACGCCGCCGGACAGGTGGTGATGCTCTCCAGCATCAGCGAGGGCTTTCCCTTCACCCTGATCGAGGCGATGTCCTGCGGGCGCTGCACCGTCTCGACGGACGTCGGCGGGGTCCGCGAAGCGGTCGGCGACACCGGTCTGGTCGTCCCGCCGCGCGACCCGGCGGCCATGGCGGTGGCCGCCCTGGCGCTGCTGCGCGACCCCGCGCGGCGGGCAGCGCTCGGTCAGGCGGCCCGGCTGCGGGTGATCGACCAGTTCACCCTGCGGCAGACCATCGACGCCTTCCGCGGCATCTACACCGGCCTGTCCCCGGCCGAGCCGCGCACCGCCCAGCAGTACGGCGGCGTGACGTGGATGTCCCGCGTCTGGCGTCCCGCCCCGCCGGCGGAGGCCGCGGCCGAGCAGGCGCTGGCGGAGGGCACCGCATGA
- a CDS encoding SDR family NAD(P)-dependent oxidoreductase — protein sequence MSTATAVAVTGAEGFIGSHLVEALVASGRPVRAMVQYNSFSSHGWLELLHPDVLDRVEVVLGDVRDPGSVRDLVAGCDTVYHLAALIAIPYSYRAPRSYVDTNVSGTLNVLEAVRESGIPRLVHTSTSETYGTAQTVPITEDHPIVTQSPYAASKAGGDRLADSYHASFGTPVVTLRPFNTFGPRQSMRAVIPTVIGQVAAGETKVTLGDLRPTRDFTYVKDTAAAFLAVGTAPAGQVVGRTFNAGTGGEISVGELVRLIGTLMDTDLAVLEDAQRLRPAGSEVMRLVCDATRLREATGWAPSHRLEEGLARTIDFFREPANLARYKTAAYNV from the coding sequence GTGTCCACTGCAACTGCGGTCGCCGTCACCGGCGCCGAGGGCTTCATCGGCTCGCACCTGGTCGAGGCGCTGGTCGCCTCGGGCCGCCCGGTGCGTGCGATGGTGCAGTACAACTCCTTCTCCTCGCACGGCTGGCTGGAGCTGCTGCACCCCGACGTGCTGGACCGCGTCGAGGTCGTGCTCGGCGACGTCCGCGACCCCGGCTCGGTCCGCGACCTGGTCGCCGGCTGCGACACCGTCTACCACCTGGCCGCGCTGATCGCGATCCCGTACTCCTACCGGGCTCCGCGCAGCTACGTCGACACCAACGTGTCGGGCACCCTCAACGTCCTTGAGGCGGTGCGGGAGTCCGGCATCCCCCGCCTGGTGCACACCTCCACCAGCGAGACGTACGGGACCGCGCAGACCGTGCCGATCACCGAGGACCACCCGATCGTCACCCAGTCGCCCTACGCGGCCTCCAAGGCGGGCGGGGACCGGCTCGCGGACAGCTACCACGCCAGTTTCGGCACCCCGGTGGTCACGCTGCGGCCGTTCAACACGTTCGGGCCGCGGCAGTCGATGCGCGCGGTGATCCCGACCGTGATCGGGCAGGTCGCCGCCGGGGAGACCAAGGTGACGCTGGGCGACCTGCGGCCCACCCGGGACTTCACCTACGTCAAGGACACCGCCGCCGCCTTCCTGGCGGTGGGGACCGCGCCGGCCGGGCAGGTGGTCGGGCGGACCTTCAACGCCGGTACGGGCGGCGAGATCTCGGTCGGCGAGCTGGTGCGGCTGATCGGCACCCTGATGGACACCGACCTGGCCGTGCTGGAGGACGCGCAGCGGCTGCGCCCGGCCGGCTCCGAGGTGATGCGGCTGGTGTGCGACGCGACCCGGCTGCGCGAGGCGACCGGCTGGGCGCCGTCCCACCGGCTGGAGGAGGGCCTCGCCCGCACCATCGACTTCTTCCGCGAGCCCGCGAACCTGGCCCGCTACAAGACCGCCGCCTACAACGTCTGA
- a CDS encoding LacI family DNA-binding transcriptional regulator → MGASLKDVAQMAGVSVKTVSNVVNNYPHVTPGMRERVQRAIDQLGYRPNLTARHLRKGRAGIIALAVPELGNPYFAELAGAVIDAAARHDYTVLLDHTAGLREKELLVSQGFRAHVIDGLILSPIELEAADLLGRPGDAPLVLLGEREYDAPYDHIAIDNVAAARTAVRHLAGLGGQRIAFLGARREMARQPAHLRLRGWREELTAAGLPHDDTLVAATDGYGRWDGAAAMTALLDRGAQPDAVFAYNDLMALGAMRALVERGLRVPQDVSVVGFDDVEEGRFSTVSLTTVSPDKQAIARLAVERVVARLAGAPQLQPERIRPGHTLMARESTTPRAR, encoded by the coding sequence GTGGGCGCCAGCCTCAAGGACGTCGCGCAGATGGCAGGCGTGTCCGTCAAGACCGTGTCGAACGTGGTGAACAACTATCCCCATGTCACCCCGGGGATGCGCGAACGCGTGCAGCGGGCCATCGACCAGCTCGGCTACCGGCCGAATCTGACCGCACGCCATCTGCGCAAGGGCAGGGCCGGCATCATCGCGCTCGCGGTGCCCGAACTCGGCAACCCCTACTTCGCGGAGCTGGCGGGCGCCGTCATCGACGCCGCCGCGCGGCACGACTACACGGTGCTGCTCGACCACACCGCGGGCCTGCGCGAGAAGGAGCTGCTGGTCTCGCAGGGCTTCCGGGCCCACGTCATCGACGGCCTGATCCTCAGCCCGATCGAGCTGGAGGCCGCCGACCTGCTCGGCCGCCCCGGCGACGCGCCGCTGGTCCTGCTCGGCGAGCGCGAGTACGACGCTCCTTACGACCACATCGCCATCGACAACGTGGCCGCGGCCCGTACCGCCGTACGCCACCTGGCCGGGCTCGGCGGGCAGCGGATCGCCTTTCTCGGCGCGCGCAGGGAGATGGCCAGGCAGCCCGCCCACCTGAGGCTGCGCGGCTGGCGCGAGGAACTGACCGCCGCCGGCCTGCCGCACGACGACACGCTGGTGGCGGCGACCGACGGCTACGGCCGGTGGGACGGTGCCGCCGCGATGACCGCGCTGCTCGACCGGGGCGCGCAGCCGGACGCGGTCTTCGCGTACAACGACCTGATGGCGCTCGGCGCGATGCGGGCGCTGGTCGAGCGGGGGCTGCGGGTGCCGCAGGACGTGTCGGTGGTCGGCTTCGACGACGTCGAGGAGGGCCGCTTCTCGACCGTCTCGCTGACCACGGTCTCCCCCGACAAGCAGGCCATCGCCCGGCTGGCCGTCGAGCGGGTGGTGGCCAGGCTGGCCGGCGCCCCGCAGCTGCAGCCCGAGCGGATACGTCCCGGCCACACCCTGATGGCGCGGGAGTCCACCACACCGCGCGCCCGATGA